The proteins below come from a single Serratia fonticola genomic window:
- a CDS encoding IS481 family transposase, whose amino-acid sequence MPWNERSAMSLRTEFVLFASQEGANIRALCRQFGIAPATAYKWLHRWQSDGRAGLNERSRVPHHSPSRTPDIVVQHLRAAHLAHPMWGARKLKRWLEMQGHTLPAASTVHNLMRRHDLLPGGPSPAPTVGRFEHDAPNQLWQMDFKGHFPFAEGRCHPLTLLDDHSRFSLCLAHCPDERRVTVQSQLVAVFERYGLPERMTMDNGAPWGDTTGSWTALELWLMRQGIRVGHSRPYHPQTQGKLERFHRSLKAELLQGRWFTHATQLQEVFDAWREIYNLERPHEALSMAVPASRYQPSSRQYNGNPAAAEYDEGVLVRKVDVSGKLSLKGMSLKVGKAFIGEYVGLKESEREGYYEVWWYSTKVGTIDLRNRSIIMGKGC is encoded by the coding sequence ATGCCGTGGAATGAGAGATCTGCCATGTCATTACGTACCGAGTTTGTGCTTTTCGCCTCGCAAGAAGGCGCTAATATCCGTGCGCTATGCCGTCAGTTCGGCATAGCGCCTGCTACCGCATACAAGTGGTTACATCGCTGGCAGTCTGATGGGCGGGCCGGTCTGAACGAACGTTCTCGAGTGCCACACCATTCCCCTTCCAGAACACCCGATATCGTTGTCCAACACCTCCGCGCTGCGCATCTGGCCCATCCGATGTGGGGGGCGCGCAAGCTCAAGCGGTGGCTTGAGATGCAGGGGCATACGTTACCTGCCGCCAGCACCGTGCATAACCTGATGCGCCGCCATGACCTGCTACCGGGTGGCCCATCACCAGCGCCCACTGTTGGACGCTTTGAACATGATGCACCGAACCAGCTCTGGCAGATGGACTTTAAAGGCCACTTCCCCTTCGCCGAAGGGCGTTGCCATCCGCTGACCCTGCTGGATGACCATTCACGCTTCTCGCTCTGTCTGGCGCACTGCCCAGACGAACGACGCGTCACCGTGCAGTCTCAGTTGGTAGCGGTGTTCGAACGTTATGGCTTGCCGGAGAGAATGACCATGGATAACGGTGCGCCCTGGGGCGACACGACGGGCAGTTGGACCGCACTGGAACTGTGGCTGATGCGTCAGGGTATCCGGGTGGGTCACTCGCGGCCTTATCATCCTCAGACTCAGGGTAAGCTGGAGCGCTTCCACCGCAGCCTGAAGGCAGAGCTCCTGCAGGGGCGGTGGTTTACCCATGCCACGCAGTTGCAGGAGGTGTTCGACGCCTGGCGAGAAATCTACAACCTAGAACGTCCACATGAAGCCCTGTCAATGGCGGTACCGGCGTCCCGTTATCAGCCTTCATCGCGACAGTACAATGGTAATCCAGCGGCAGCCGAGTATGACGAGGGGGTCTTGGTCAGGAAAGTGGATGTCAGTGGAAAACTGAGTCTGAAAGGGATGAGCCTGAAAGTGGGCAAGGCCTTTATCGGTGAATATGTCGGACTGAAGGAAAGTGAGAGGGAGGGGTACTACGAGGTATGGTGGTACAGCACGAAAGTGGGGACGATCGACCTGAGAAATAGGTCGATCATCATGGGTAAAGGATGTTAA
- the speF gene encoding ornithine decarboxylase SpeF, whose product MKELKIATSASLVASIETLREIVRVGQTDYTDVAAAVVSVSDVDAGILATLKATGFEIPTFVAVEGDEQLSPDHLPLITGVFALAAATKAFYMAQLEAAADAYEQALLPPFFKTLKTYVEMENSTFACPGHQGGEFFRKHPAGRKFFEFYGETIFRSDMCNADVKLGDLLIHEGSAKDAQKHAAKVFNADKTYFVLNGTSASNKVVTNALLTRGDLVLFDRNNHKSNHHGALIQAGATPVYLETARNPFGFIGGIDSQCFDEAYLREQIRHVAPEKASAARPFRLAIIQLGTYDGTIYNARQVIDTIGHLCDYILFDSAWVGYEGFIPMLKECSPLLLELDEHDPGIFVTQSVHKQQAGFSQTSQIHKKDDHIKGQKRHCNHKHLNNAFMLHASTSPFYPLFAALDVNAKMHAGAAGRRMWMECVKLGIDTRKQLLARCSQLRPFIPPQVAGKNWQDYDTDLIANDARFFNFVPGEQWHGFAGYAQGQYLVDPCKLLLTTPGIDAATGQYTEFGIPATILANFLRENGIVPEKCDLNSILFLLTPAENPAKMDHLVDMLVQFERYVEADAPLSEVLPTVYRKNQQRYAGYTLRQLCQEMHDLYVSFDVKQLQKEMFRQDHFPPVMMNPQDANVEFIRDNVELVPIAQAAGRIAAEGALPYPPGVLCVVPGEVWGGAVQRYFLALEEGINRLPGFSPELQGVYIEKKDHGWKRIFGYMIKP is encoded by the coding sequence ATGAAAGAATTGAAGATAGCAACCAGCGCCAGCCTGGTAGCCAGCATTGAAACCCTGCGCGAAATCGTGCGCGTGGGGCAGACTGACTATACCGATGTGGCGGCTGCCGTGGTCTCCGTTAGCGATGTGGATGCCGGTATTCTGGCAACGCTCAAAGCGACCGGCTTTGAGATCCCGACGTTTGTTGCCGTTGAGGGGGATGAGCAGCTCTCCCCGGATCACCTGCCGTTGATTACTGGCGTATTTGCCTTGGCTGCCGCGACCAAAGCGTTTTACATGGCGCAGTTGGAGGCCGCCGCCGATGCCTACGAGCAGGCGCTGTTACCGCCGTTCTTCAAAACGCTGAAAACCTACGTGGAGATGGAGAACTCAACCTTTGCCTGCCCGGGCCATCAGGGCGGGGAGTTTTTCCGCAAACACCCGGCAGGGCGCAAGTTTTTCGAGTTTTACGGTGAAACGATTTTCCGTTCGGACATGTGCAACGCCGATGTGAAGCTGGGCGATCTGCTGATCCATGAAGGCTCGGCCAAGGATGCGCAAAAACACGCGGCGAAAGTGTTCAACGCTGATAAAACCTACTTCGTGCTGAACGGTACTTCGGCCTCCAATAAAGTGGTGACCAACGCGCTGCTGACGCGTGGCGATCTGGTACTGTTCGATCGCAATAACCATAAATCCAATCACCACGGTGCGTTGATCCAGGCTGGGGCGACGCCGGTGTATCTGGAAACCGCGCGTAACCCGTTTGGTTTTATCGGCGGCATCGATTCCCAATGCTTTGATGAAGCTTACCTGCGCGAGCAGATCCGCCATGTTGCCCCAGAAAAAGCCTCTGCGGCACGGCCATTCCGCCTGGCGATCATTCAGCTCGGCACCTATGACGGCACGATTTACAACGCCCGTCAGGTGATCGATACCATCGGCCATCTGTGCGATTACATCCTGTTTGATTCGGCCTGGGTGGGGTATGAAGGCTTTATCCCGATGCTGAAAGAGTGCTCGCCGCTGCTGTTGGAACTGGATGAGCACGATCCGGGTATTTTCGTCACGCAATCGGTGCATAAGCAGCAGGCCGGGTTCTCGCAGACTTCGCAGATCCACAAGAAAGACGATCACATCAAAGGCCAGAAACGCCACTGCAACCACAAGCATCTCAACAATGCGTTTATGCTGCATGCCTCAACCAGCCCGTTTTATCCGCTGTTTGCCGCGCTGGACGTCAACGCCAAGATGCATGCCGGTGCCGCTGGCCGCCGCATGTGGATGGAGTGCGTCAAGCTGGGGATCGACACGCGTAAACAACTGCTGGCACGCTGCTCGCAGCTGCGGCCCTTTATTCCGCCGCAGGTGGCAGGCAAGAACTGGCAGGACTACGATACCGACCTGATCGCCAACGATGCACGCTTCTTCAACTTTGTACCGGGCGAGCAATGGCACGGTTTTGCAGGCTATGCACAGGGGCAGTATCTGGTCGATCCCTGCAAGTTGCTGCTGACCACGCCGGGGATTGATGCGGCCACCGGTCAGTACACCGAGTTTGGTATCCCGGCAACCATTCTGGCCAACTTCCTGCGTGAGAACGGCATAGTGCCGGAGAAGTGCGATCTCAACTCGATCCTGTTCCTGCTGACCCCGGCGGAGAACCCGGCGAAAATGGATCATCTGGTGGATATGCTGGTGCAGTTCGAGCGTTACGTCGAGGCAGATGCGCCACTGAGTGAGGTCTTGCCGACGGTCTATCGCAAGAATCAGCAGCGTTATGCAGGCTACACCCTTCGTCAGCTGTGCCAGGAGATGCACGATCTGTACGTCAGCTTCGACGTGAAGCAGTTGCAAAAAGAGATGTTCCGTCAGGATCATTTCCCGCCGGTGATGATGAATCCGCAGGATGCCAACGTCGAGTTTATCCGCGATAACGTTGAGCTGGTGCCGATCGCTCAGGCAGCCGGGCGCATAGCGGCAGAAGGTGCCTTACCTTATCCACCGGGCGTACTGTGCGTGGTGCCAGGCGAAGTGTGGGGCGGCGCGGTACAGCGTTACTTCCTGGCGCTGGAGGAGGGCATCAACCGCTTGCCTGGCTTCTCACCGGAGCTGCAGGGCGTGTACATCGAGAAGAAAGATCACGGCTGGAAACGGATTTTTGGCTATATGATCAAGCCGTAA
- a CDS encoding helix-turn-helix transcriptional regulator, protein MKKNHINILIQDTNRYFAEGLTALLHAECQRRNTSVTFLTPAHRHRADVLIVTNDARTHIRTDSPPAIQGRHNMLVIQDRVRYQTASRVQPDIGVINRRDSINSVRAMIELMFARHYDGLTREALPGRPNLTARQREILSALARGLTPNRIARLYGLSVKTVSAHKCAAMRELGLARVHDLYLWLHNQNALTPVRLHRHRAIPASGDGKGPSRT, encoded by the coding sequence ATGAAAAAAAATCATATCAACATCCTCATACAAGACACCAACCGGTATTTTGCCGAGGGTCTTACCGCCCTGCTGCACGCGGAGTGCCAACGCAGGAATACCAGCGTGACGTTTTTAACCCCCGCACACCGCCATAGGGCCGACGTTCTTATTGTCACGAATGATGCCCGTACGCACATCAGGACCGACTCTCCTCCTGCGATACAAGGCCGGCATAACATGCTCGTTATCCAGGACCGCGTCCGTTACCAGACAGCTTCTCGGGTCCAGCCCGACATCGGTGTCATCAATCGTCGCGACAGCATCAACTCCGTGCGGGCGATGATTGAACTGATGTTCGCAAGGCACTATGACGGCCTCACCAGAGAAGCGTTGCCTGGCAGGCCGAACCTAACTGCCAGGCAACGCGAGATTTTATCCGCCCTGGCCCGCGGACTGACACCGAACCGGATAGCCCGGCTGTATGGCCTGAGCGTCAAAACGGTCAGCGCTCATAAGTGCGCCGCCATGCGCGAGCTGGGGCTCGCCCGCGTTCACGACCTGTATCTTTGGTTGCACAACCAGAATGCATTGACTCCTGTGCGGCTACATCGCCACCGGGCAATACCGGCCTCAGGCGATGGGAAGGGCCCCTCCAGGACGTGA
- the trmB gene encoding tRNA (guanosine(46)-N7)-methyltransferase TrmB: protein MINDVISPEFDENGRAMRRIRSFVRRQGRLTKGQQQALDNYWPVMGVEYQAEPVDIAALFGREAPTVLEIGFGMGASLVTMAGNNPQQNFLGIEVHSPGVGACLADAHEAELANLRVMCHDAVEVLQNMIPDASLDMVQLFFPDPWHKARHNKRRIVQTPFVELVLRKLKVGGVFHMATDWQPYAEHMLEVMNSSAGYRNLSESNDYVPRPDSRPLTKFELRGQRLGHGVWDLMFERME from the coding sequence ATGATTAATGACGTCATCTCCCCAGAATTTGATGAGAACGGCCGCGCGATGCGCCGTATCCGCAGTTTTGTTCGCCGCCAAGGGCGGTTGACCAAAGGCCAGCAGCAGGCGCTGGACAACTATTGGCCGGTGATGGGCGTGGAATATCAGGCTGAACCTGTCGATATCGCCGCGCTGTTTGGCCGTGAAGCGCCAACCGTGCTGGAGATTGGTTTTGGCATGGGGGCATCGCTGGTCACCATGGCGGGCAATAATCCGCAGCAGAACTTCCTGGGGATCGAGGTTCACTCGCCGGGCGTGGGTGCTTGCCTGGCCGATGCCCATGAGGCGGAGTTGGCCAACCTGCGGGTGATGTGCCACGATGCGGTAGAAGTTTTGCAGAATATGATCCCGGACGCTTCACTGGATATGGTGCAGCTGTTCTTCCCGGATCCGTGGCACAAGGCGCGCCACAACAAACGCCGCATCGTACAGACGCCGTTTGTTGAGCTGGTGCTGCGCAAATTAAAAGTCGGTGGCGTATTCCATATGGCCACCGACTGGCAACCCTATGCGGAACACATGCTGGAAGTCATGAACAGCAGCGCAGGCTACCGTAATCTCTCTGAGAGTAATGATTACGTACCGCGCCCGGACTCGCGTCCGCTGACAAAATTTGAATTACGTGGCCAGCGTCTGGGACATGGCGTTTGGGATTTGATGTTTGAGAGGATGGAATAA
- the mutY gene encoding A/G-specific adenine glycosylase yields MMQAQQFSHVVLDWYQRYGRKTLPWQLDKTPYQVWLSEVMLQQTQVATVIPYFQRFMAHFPNVRALAEAPQDEVLHLWTGLGYYARARNLHKAAQTIVAQHGGEFPTTFEEIVALPGVGRSTAGAILSLSQGQHYPILDGNVKRVLARCYAIAGWPGKKEVENRLWEISEEVTPAKGVGQFNQAMMDLGAMVCTRSKPKCELCPLNVGCIANGNSSWANYPGKKPKQTLPEKTAYFLMLQQGDGVWLEQRPGAGLWGGLFCFPQFSARIDLELWLQQRGLQGSRIEQMTAFRHTFSHFHLDIVPMWLNIDKAGSAMDAGSGLWYNLTQPPSVGLAAPVERLLQQLAKQSPTQPGLFGNSAIDEELA; encoded by the coding sequence ATGATGCAAGCACAACAGTTCTCGCACGTAGTGCTTGACTGGTACCAACGCTATGGCCGTAAAACGCTGCCGTGGCAACTCGATAAAACGCCTTATCAAGTATGGCTCTCTGAGGTGATGCTGCAACAAACTCAGGTTGCCACCGTTATTCCTTATTTTCAGCGCTTTATGGCACACTTTCCGAACGTGAGAGCCTTGGCCGAAGCGCCGCAGGATGAAGTCCTGCATCTGTGGACCGGGCTTGGCTATTATGCCCGCGCCAGAAACCTGCATAAAGCGGCGCAGACCATTGTCGCACAGCACGGCGGTGAGTTCCCGACAACCTTTGAAGAAATTGTCGCTCTGCCTGGCGTAGGCCGTTCAACCGCCGGTGCCATTCTCTCTCTGTCCCAGGGGCAGCACTATCCAATCCTCGACGGTAACGTCAAACGTGTACTGGCCCGTTGCTACGCCATAGCTGGCTGGCCGGGTAAGAAAGAGGTGGAAAATCGCCTATGGGAGATCAGCGAAGAGGTCACTCCAGCAAAAGGGGTTGGCCAGTTCAATCAGGCGATGATGGATCTGGGAGCGATGGTCTGCACCCGTAGTAAACCGAAATGTGAGCTATGCCCGCTCAATGTCGGCTGCATCGCTAACGGCAACAGCAGTTGGGCCAACTACCCGGGCAAAAAGCCCAAGCAAACCCTGCCGGAAAAAACCGCCTACTTCCTGATGCTACAACAGGGCGATGGCGTCTGGCTGGAACAGCGACCAGGAGCTGGCCTATGGGGCGGGTTATTCTGCTTCCCGCAGTTTAGCGCGCGGATCGATCTGGAACTCTGGCTGCAACAACGCGGCCTGCAAGGTAGCCGTATAGAGCAAATGACCGCCTTCCGCCACACCTTCAGCCATTTCCATCTGGATATTGTGCCTATGTGGCTGAACATCGACAAAGCGGGTAGCGCCATGGATGCGGGTTCCGGTCTCTGGTATAACTTAACGCAGCCCCCTTCGGTCGGGCTGGCCGCGCCGGTTGAGCGCCTGCTACAGCAGTTGGCCAAACAGTCCCCGACCCAACCCGGTTTATTTGGCAACAGCGCCATTGACGAGGAATTAGCATGA
- the mltC gene encoding membrane-bound lytic murein transglycosylase MltC, protein MKKILALLVIAPLLISCSGKKNDVVTEAYVKDTNAFDILMGQFAHNIENIWGLSEVLIAGPKDYVKYTDQYQTRSHINFDSGTITIETIATTDPAAHLRQAVISTLLMGDDPGSIDLYSDANDIQISKEPFLYGQVLDNKGQPIRWEWRAAHFADYLLQNKLKRRTSGLHVIYSVTMQLVPNHLDKRAHKYLPMVRQASEKYGVEESLILAIMQTESSFNPYAVSGSDALGLMQVVQHTAGKDVFQSKGKWGTPSRSYLFDPENNIDTGTAYLAILQNNYLGGIQNPTSRRYAVITAYNGGAGSVLRVFNSDKAKAVTIINSMQPGDIYQTLTTKHPAGESRRYLVKVNNAQKNYRRK, encoded by the coding sequence ATGAAGAAAATATTAGCTTTGCTAGTGATAGCGCCTTTGCTGATCTCCTGTTCCGGCAAAAAAAACGACGTGGTCACGGAAGCCTATGTCAAAGACACCAACGCCTTTGATATTTTGATGGGCCAATTTGCCCACAATATCGAGAACATCTGGGGGCTGAGCGAAGTTCTGATCGCCGGGCCAAAGGACTACGTCAAATATACCGACCAATATCAGACCCGTAGCCACATCAACTTTGATTCGGGCACCATCACTATCGAAACCATCGCCACCACCGATCCGGCGGCTCATCTGCGCCAGGCGGTGATCAGCACCCTGTTGATGGGTGACGATCCAGGCTCGATCGACCTCTATTCCGACGCCAATGATATCCAGATCAGCAAAGAGCCGTTCCTGTACGGCCAGGTGCTGGATAACAAGGGCCAACCCATCCGCTGGGAATGGCGGGCAGCGCACTTCGCCGACTACCTGCTGCAAAACAAGCTAAAGAGGCGCACCTCGGGCCTGCACGTGATCTACTCGGTGACTATGCAACTGGTGCCTAACCACCTGGATAAACGTGCACACAAATATCTGCCGATGGTTCGCCAGGCGTCTGAGAAATACGGCGTCGAAGAGTCGCTGATCCTGGCGATTATGCAGACCGAATCCAGCTTTAACCCGTATGCGGTAAGCGGTTCCGACGCGCTGGGCCTGATGCAGGTGGTGCAACATACCGCCGGTAAAGACGTGTTCCAGAGCAAAGGTAAATGGGGTACGCCAAGCCGCAGCTACCTGTTCGATCCGGAGAACAACATTGATACCGGTACCGCCTATCTGGCTATCTTGCAGAACAACTACCTGGGCGGCATCCAGAACCCGACCTCACGCCGTTATGCGGTGATCACTGCTTATAACGGTGGGGCTGGCAGCGTGCTGCGGGTGTTCAATAGTGACAAGGCCAAGGCGGTAACCATCATCAACAGCATGCAACCTGGTGATATTTATCAAACCCTGACCACCAAGCATCCGGCGGGTGAATCACGCCGTTATCTGGTGAAGGTTAACAACGCGCAGAAAAACTACCGGCGGAAGTAA
- a CDS encoding PglL family O-oligosaccharyltransferase codes for MPHRAWVPLYGNRVYGTFFQPNVLASLIATGITLTLVLLLLPGLAARPARLNGIRRSILFGMLAGFTTLLVCIQSRTGWLGGIAAAVLLLFRFGRINTTNTRGAIIALSGGVALGSAWLLSGHTLLPLADHTGSNLARWSMLRDTLAMIIDKPLLGWGYGGFEYNFQHFRVNQVPPTPVTEIARHPHNEILLWVVEGGGIGLTGVGLMLAGVGVIVRQSIQRDRSALRAGHRMAGVPTALCLTALPMATHTQLEYPFYLSTLHFVTFLLLLSLADCIGTSVRTQRTLLDTTSTRLSFVMAALALSVSVLAGFTLRGEITLTQVERFGMEDVTPLNTLPQLSRHLLLERVTFDEQVGALMAYNQTGDKHLLQSYSQWAQSYLLRRIDKNVYVSLITILQHQGYPEKAQRYRHEAAVFFPTDVRFTPSTDMTTTLSSKDRR; via the coding sequence ATGCCTCACCGTGCCTGGGTTCCACTGTATGGCAATCGGGTCTATGGCACTTTCTTTCAGCCCAATGTCCTCGCCAGTCTGATCGCCACCGGTATCACCCTAACTCTTGTACTGCTGCTGTTGCCCGGCCTGGCGGCGCGCCCCGCTCGCCTGAATGGCATACGCCGGTCAATCTTGTTCGGTATGCTGGCTGGGTTCACGACACTGTTGGTGTGCATTCAGTCACGGACCGGCTGGCTGGGCGGCATCGCCGCCGCAGTGTTGCTGCTCTTTCGCTTTGGTCGTATCAACACCACGAATACCCGGGGTGCCATTATCGCACTGAGTGGAGGGGTTGCCCTGGGAAGCGCTTGGTTGCTTTCCGGTCATACCCTCCTGCCACTGGCGGACCACACCGGCAGCAACCTGGCTCGCTGGAGCATGCTGCGCGATACGCTTGCCATGATTATCGACAAACCGTTGCTGGGATGGGGCTACGGTGGGTTCGAGTACAACTTCCAGCATTTTCGTGTCAACCAGGTGCCGCCAACCCCGGTGACCGAAATTGCCCGCCATCCCCATAACGAAATATTGCTGTGGGTTGTGGAAGGCGGCGGGATTGGACTGACCGGAGTGGGCCTGATGCTGGCTGGCGTAGGTGTGATTGTCCGTCAGTCCATACAACGAGACCGCAGCGCTCTGCGTGCCGGCCATCGCATGGCCGGAGTACCGACTGCGCTGTGCCTTACAGCTCTGCCGATGGCCACTCATACCCAGTTGGAGTACCCGTTCTACCTCTCGACGCTGCATTTTGTCACGTTCCTACTACTGCTCTCCTTGGCCGACTGTATCGGCACATCGGTACGGACGCAGCGCACATTGTTGGACACTACAAGCACAAGACTGAGTTTCGTCATGGCTGCATTGGCACTGAGTGTTTCCGTGCTGGCCGGATTTACCCTCCGTGGAGAAATAACGCTCACGCAAGTGGAACGATTTGGTATGGAAGACGTGACGCCCTTAAACACCTTACCCCAACTATCGCGTCACCTGCTCTTGGAGCGAGTCACCTTTGATGAACAGGTAGGGGCCCTGATGGCCTACAACCAGACCGGGGATAAACATCTGCTGCAAAGCTACAGCCAGTGGGCTCAGAGCTACCTGCTGCGCCGTATCGACAAGAATGTCTATGTCAGTCTGATAACCATATTGCAGCACCAGGGATACCCAGAAAAAGCTCAGCGTTATCGTCACGAAGCGGCCGTATTTTTCCCCACCGACGTGCGTTTTACTCCTTCAACCGACATGACGACCACACTCAGTAGTAAGGACAGGCGATGA
- a CDS encoding oxidative damage protection protein, translating to MSRTIFCTFLQRDADGQDFQLYPGEVGKRIYNEISKEAWGEWMKKQTMLINEKKLNMMNVDDRKLLEQEMVRFLFEGHEVHIEGYTPPSE from the coding sequence ATGAGCAGAACCATTTTTTGTACCTTCCTGCAGCGTGACGCCGATGGGCAAGACTTCCAGCTCTATCCAGGGGAAGTCGGCAAGCGCATCTACAACGAAATCTCCAAGGAAGCCTGGGGAGAATGGATGAAGAAGCAGACCATGCTGATCAACGAGAAAAAGCTCAACATGATGAACGTGGATGACCGCAAACTGCTGGAACAAGAGATGGTCCGCTTCCTGTTCGAAGGACATGAGGTCCACATCGAAGGCTATACGCCACCGAGCGAATAA
- a CDS encoding GGDEF domain-containing protein: MKDRKYAAWVAKEKRKSTFHSFDWFLLVNALFSFYLFLQRLGSGLYESLSHLLRSAPAITGVMLVAFVTYVVLRLLRPYGEKARWWGLIASVTVLSLCWCAAFHHLIVMDNVTLVYPLLIGLVFASLIPFYLSPLLLCLFTIPILVMSISENIILRGAASVANVFSYLLMLFLIYSAKRMLEKWFMLAIERERENKQLIDRLGKLANRDPLTGLANRRYFSNYFDSVFSREAESREPFAIILLDVDFFKKYNDHYGHQMGDECLIRLAECFESSVRRSQDLVARYGGEEFIILLPKADRAEAIAVAERIKSQVAAIAIPHEGSDVGQWVTVSQGIALWRADVGREQLVEMADKALYQAKANGRNGYTLAEKG, from the coding sequence ATGAAAGATAGAAAATACGCCGCCTGGGTTGCCAAAGAAAAAAGAAAGTCCACGTTTCACAGTTTTGACTGGTTTTTGCTGGTTAACGCCTTGTTCTCTTTCTACCTGTTCCTACAGCGTCTGGGGTCAGGGCTTTACGAGTCGTTAAGCCATTTGCTACGTTCAGCTCCGGCGATCACCGGCGTGATGTTGGTCGCCTTCGTCACCTATGTAGTGTTGAGATTATTACGGCCATACGGTGAGAAAGCCCGCTGGTGGGGGTTGATCGCCAGTGTGACGGTTTTGTCGCTATGTTGGTGTGCTGCCTTTCATCACCTGATTGTCATGGACAACGTTACCCTGGTCTACCCCTTGCTGATTGGCTTGGTGTTTGCCTCTCTGATCCCCTTTTACCTCTCTCCTTTGCTGCTGTGCCTGTTTACGATACCGATATTGGTGATGTCCATCAGCGAAAATATTATCCTGCGCGGTGCGGCCTCTGTGGCGAACGTGTTCTCTTATTTGCTGATGCTGTTTCTGATCTACTCGGCCAAACGCATGTTGGAGAAATGGTTTATGTTGGCCATCGAGCGGGAAAGGGAGAACAAGCAACTGATTGACCGCCTGGGGAAATTGGCTAATCGCGATCCGCTGACCGGGCTGGCCAATCGGCGCTATTTCAGCAACTACTTCGACTCGGTGTTTTCTCGGGAGGCGGAGAGTCGGGAACCTTTCGCCATCATCCTGCTAGACGTGGATTTCTTTAAAAAATATAACGACCATTACGGCCACCAGATGGGGGATGAGTGCCTGATCCGCCTGGCCGAATGCTTTGAAAGTAGCGTACGTCGTTCACAGGATCTGGTGGCTCGTTACGGTGGAGAGGAATTTATCATTCTGCTGCCAAAAGCCGATCGTGCCGAGGCGATAGCGGTGGCTGAAAGGATCAAGTCTCAGGTCGCGGCGATCGCGATCCCGCATGAAGGCTCCGACGTTGGGCAATGGGTCACGGTGAGCCAGGGGATTGCATTATGGCGAGCAGACGTGGGGCGTGAGCAACTGGTAGAGATGGCCGACAAGGCTCTGTATCAAGCCAAGGCTAATGGACGCAACGGCTATACATTGGCGGAAAAAGGGTAG